A portion of the Granulosicoccus antarcticus IMCC3135 genome contains these proteins:
- a CDS encoding pseudouridine synthase produces the protein MAISEYPSKLSLPQTNPGVATVLEYLIIKFPYIDADIWHQRINDGKVHRDDGSLITAQSPFQPQQRIHYYREVESEPSIPFKEIILFQDQDILVAYKPHFLAVIPGGIYVNECLQNRLRRSTGIDDLQALHRLDRVTAGLVIFSVNPDTRHHYHELFKTRNIHKTYQAVAKVKDTENLVGQQWEIKNRLVQSKPRFCMRVTEGEANSHSVIRCLQQTDDKALFELNPVTGRTHQLRVHMHTLGWPLLNDKYYPQLQPLSADNYSQPLQLLSKALQFIDPVSQQARSFEYAESLSLSL, from the coding sequence ATGGCAATTTCCGAGTACCCCTCAAAGCTGAGTTTGCCGCAGACAAACCCCGGTGTTGCCACGGTGCTGGAATACCTGATAATCAAATTCCCCTATATTGATGCTGATATCTGGCATCAACGGATCAACGATGGCAAGGTACATCGCGATGACGGCTCCCTGATAACAGCGCAATCACCATTCCAGCCACAACAACGCATTCACTACTACAGGGAAGTGGAAAGCGAGCCCAGCATCCCCTTCAAGGAAATCATTCTATTTCAGGATCAGGATATCCTGGTGGCCTATAAACCGCACTTTCTGGCAGTCATTCCCGGCGGTATCTACGTGAACGAATGCCTGCAAAATCGGCTGCGACGAAGCACAGGCATTGATGACTTACAAGCCTTGCATCGCCTGGATAGAGTGACAGCCGGTCTGGTCATTTTCTCTGTCAATCCGGATACGCGTCACCATTACCATGAACTATTCAAAACACGAAATATACATAAAACCTACCAGGCTGTTGCAAAAGTCAAAGACACGGAAAACCTGGTAGGTCAGCAGTGGGAGATAAAAAACCGCCTTGTACAGTCAAAACCACGCTTTTGCATGCGTGTCACCGAGGGCGAGGCCAATAGCCACTCTGTGATTCGATGCTTGCAACAAACAGATGACAAGGCCTTGTTTGAATTAAACCCGGTGACAGGTAGAACCCACCAATTGCGCGTTCATATGCACACTCTGGGTTGGCCCCTACTTAACGACAAATACTATCCACAATTACAACCTCTATCAGCAGACAACTACTCACAACCCTTGCAGTTGCTGTCAAAGGCTCTTCAATTTATTGACCCGGTGAGCCAGCAAGCAAGAAGCTTTGAGTATGCTGAGAGCCTGTCACTGTCACTGTGA
- a CDS encoding LysR family transcriptional regulator, translating to MEIDPKHLATLHVIFERGGLTAAAAILGTSQPALSRLVGDLEIRLGAPIFDRSTRPWRMTALGEMLAAQGSAVQVAISRATHAIEQFKGGTDGLLKIGCTPYVSDAVVTPMIARFQHTAPDVRIELSHAYTAQLLRRLKRREVDLVIAPVDTMDIAQGLTSQRLIAAKNLIACRKEHPLTRRRKLQPMALLDYRWIAPPADSPLAADMRNVMNRLDAHDIQVAFSGGSLSSVMHILEQSDYLVLLPEHVLNQLADRYDITTLALNLSTPTRSVTMLTNEDDARSYLLEKFIGFLEVEFSALALDE from the coding sequence ATGGAAATAGATCCTAAACATCTAGCGACTCTGCACGTCATATTCGAACGTGGGGGTCTGACTGCGGCTGCCGCCATTCTGGGAACCTCGCAGCCCGCTCTGTCACGCCTTGTCGGTGACCTGGAAATACGTCTGGGCGCACCCATATTCGATCGCTCCACTCGCCCCTGGCGCATGACCGCTCTGGGCGAGATGCTGGCGGCTCAAGGCAGTGCAGTACAAGTCGCCATATCACGAGCCACTCATGCTATCGAACAATTCAAGGGTGGCACTGATGGCTTGCTCAAGATTGGTTGTACGCCGTACGTCAGCGATGCGGTCGTCACTCCCATGATTGCCAGATTCCAGCACACAGCCCCAGATGTACGTATCGAGCTATCGCATGCTTATACCGCACAACTACTTCGACGCTTGAAACGTCGCGAGGTGGATCTGGTCATAGCCCCGGTGGACACCATGGACATTGCCCAGGGTCTGACCAGCCAACGCCTGATTGCCGCAAAGAATCTCATCGCCTGTCGCAAAGAGCATCCTTTGACTCGTCGTCGCAAGCTACAGCCCATGGCCCTGCTCGATTATCGATGGATAGCACCACCTGCCGACAGCCCTCTGGCAGCCGATATGCGCAATGTCATGAATCGCCTGGATGCGCATGATATCCAGGTAGCCTTTTCGGGCGGCTCCCTATCCAGTGTCATGCATATACTGGAGCAATCAGATTATCTGGTGCTACTGCCCGAGCATGTCCTGAATCAGCTGGCAGACCGATACGACATCACCACTCTGGCCCTGAATCTGTCAACGCCGACACGCTCGGTCACCATGCTTACCAATGAAGACGATGCCCGCTCCTACCTGCTGGAAAAGTTCATCGGCTTTCTGGAAGTTGAATTTTCAGCGCTGGCGCTCGACGAATAG
- a CDS encoding fumarylacetoacetate hydrolase family protein gives MRFVSYNTPTGPSWGILVGESVVEQQNLGANAPASLQELFDSTDNRETLLADLASQAANSPTVAVDQLSLLPCVPKPGKVICLGVNYIDHANEGGNTIGDYPAVFLRCSSSLLAHKAPLQVPKISDKLDYEAELAVVIGSRARFVSESEALNCVFGYACFNDATLRDYQRKTAQWTVGKNFDNTGGFGPCLVTTDELPEGCVGLRIQSRLNGTVMQDADTANMAFGVARTIALLSEAMTLEPGDVILMGTPGGVGYARTPSVWMKAGDTIEVEIEGIGTLINEVCA, from the coding sequence ATGAGATTTGTCAGCTACAACACACCAACAGGACCCTCGTGGGGAATTTTGGTTGGTGAGTCGGTTGTCGAGCAACAAAACCTGGGAGCCAATGCACCTGCCAGTCTCCAGGAACTCTTTGATTCCACGGACAATCGCGAAACCTTGCTCGCCGATCTGGCTTCGCAGGCTGCCAACAGCCCGACAGTGGCTGTGGATCAGCTTTCGTTACTGCCCTGTGTCCCCAAGCCTGGCAAAGTGATCTGCCTGGGTGTGAACTACATCGATCATGCGAATGAGGGTGGAAACACGATTGGCGATTATCCTGCCGTGTTTCTACGCTGCAGCAGCTCTCTATTGGCTCACAAGGCGCCTTTGCAAGTCCCTAAAATTTCCGACAAGCTGGATTATGAAGCCGAACTAGCGGTCGTTATCGGAAGCCGTGCACGGTTCGTTTCTGAGTCAGAGGCGCTGAATTGTGTTTTTGGCTATGCCTGTTTCAATGATGCCACTCTGCGCGATTATCAGCGCAAGACGGCTCAGTGGACTGTTGGCAAGAACTTTGACAACACCGGTGGCTTTGGTCCTTGCCTGGTGACCACCGATGAGTTGCCGGAAGGGTGTGTCGGCCTGCGTATTCAGTCACGTCTGAACGGAACCGTCATGCAAGACGCTGATACGGCCAATATGGCCTTTGGTGTGGCTCGTACCATTGCACTGCTGTCAGAGGCAATGACCCTTGAACCGGGTGATGTGATTCTGATGGGGACCCCTGGTGGTGTCGGATATGCCCGCACACCATCTGTCTGGATGAAAGCCGGGGACACGATAGAAGTCGAGATCGAAGGTATTGGCACATTGATCAACGAGGTTTGCGCATGA
- a CDS encoding GlcG/HbpS family heme-binding protein, protein MSELLHPVRTSLSLNDASAIVDAAIHIRKENQLLPLAVAVLDSGCNLIAFKREDGCGTLRFDIARGKAAAALGMGMSTRQIRDRLAARPAFQSALAAAAQGQFIPVPGGVLILDAEGMVIGAVGISGDTSDKDEYCAIKAIQKIELGCEPDAPNPEWNDSKL, encoded by the coding sequence ATGAGTGAGCTACTACACCCAGTCAGGACCAGTCTGTCGCTGAATGATGCTTCCGCCATCGTTGATGCGGCTATCCATATCAGAAAAGAGAACCAGCTGTTGCCTCTGGCTGTCGCCGTTCTTGACAGTGGCTGCAATCTGATTGCTTTCAAACGTGAAGACGGTTGCGGGACGCTGCGTTTTGATATTGCCCGTGGAAAAGCGGCAGCCGCTCTTGGCATGGGTATGTCAACGCGTCAGATTCGTGATCGCCTTGCAGCCCGACCAGCCTTTCAAAGTGCATTGGCCGCAGCCGCACAAGGCCAGTTCATACCGGTACCCGGCGGTGTCTTGATTCTTGACGCAGAAGGCATGGTTATCGGTGCCGTCGGTATCAGCGGTGACACCTCCGACAAGGACGAGTACTGCGCCATCAAGGCTATCCAGAAAATCGAACTTGGATGTGAGCCTGACGCTCCCAACCCCGAGTGGAACGACAGCAAGCTCTGA
- a CDS encoding Bug family tripartite tricarboxylate transporter substrate binding protein, with product MQRREFLIAAGAATLASSMPSWAQSYPSDPIHLIVPFSPGGPTDSFARLYAESLGKQLGQSVIVENKDGASGSIGSMDVMRSKPDGYNILFGTASTHGLYNLIQNKPRYDAATDFEYIAVLGGAPVALAVNNDMPDTLREFVDASKAAPDTMYYGSPGAGTLLHVATENFLQLSGASVGHVPYKGSAPAMQDLMGGSIEMAVGTLGGLLPLHKGGRLKLLGVASAKRLDLAPEIPTIAESAGLDTPFEALLWNVVAVPRNTPPEIKARLAEASQAAMNDAETAEKLIAQNMFADLHIGDEAASRFVKAEAAKWKPVIDSLGPTIRR from the coding sequence ATGCAACGAAGAGAATTTCTGATCGCAGCAGGCGCCGCAACACTGGCGTCCTCAATGCCATCCTGGGCACAAAGCTACCCATCTGATCCTATCCATCTGATCGTGCCTTTTTCACCCGGTGGACCAACTGACAGCTTTGCGCGCCTCTATGCAGAGTCGCTTGGAAAGCAGCTTGGCCAGAGCGTTATCGTTGAAAACAAGGATGGTGCTTCAGGTTCTATCGGTTCGATGGATGTCATGCGAAGCAAGCCCGATGGATACAATATTCTGTTTGGTACGGCCTCAACGCATGGTCTGTATAACCTGATTCAGAATAAACCTCGTTACGACGCTGCTACGGATTTTGAATACATCGCCGTACTCGGAGGCGCACCTGTTGCACTAGCGGTCAACAATGATATGCCTGATACGCTGCGCGAATTTGTTGATGCCTCCAAAGCGGCTCCCGATACCATGTACTACGGCTCACCCGGAGCAGGAACCCTGCTGCACGTTGCTACCGAGAATTTCCTGCAACTGAGCGGCGCCAGTGTCGGTCATGTTCCTTACAAAGGTAGTGCCCCGGCCATGCAGGATCTGATGGGCGGTAGTATCGAAATGGCGGTTGGCACCCTCGGCGGTCTGCTTCCTCTGCACAAGGGCGGTCGACTGAAACTGCTCGGCGTTGCCAGTGCAAAACGCCTGGATCTGGCTCCGGAAATACCCACTATCGCCGAGTCAGCCGGACTGGATACTCCTTTTGAAGCCTTGCTCTGGAACGTTGTCGCTGTGCCTCGCAATACGCCACCAGAGATCAAGGCGCGATTGGCTGAAGCTTCTCAGGCTGCGATGAATGATGCAGAAACCGCTGAAAAACTGATTGCGCAGAACATGTTTGCCGATCTGCATATCGGAGACGAGGCAGCTTCTCGCTTTGTCAAAGCTGAAGCGGCCAAATGGAAGCCGGTAATCGACTCTCTGGGCCCGACGATTCGTCGTTAG
- a CDS encoding tripartite tricarboxylate transporter TctB family protein produces the protein MTRVDNRDFISGLLIMAVGLFVAIHAMSNLNIGTMARMGPGYFPMILGWLLAGLGVVILLFSLRGVIVSVAPPALAVRPLIAVFCGLLVFSFLIEPFGLVPATIGLTAVAVFAERRPPLRRSVLLAIGLSFVAWLIFTVALQMTLPAFDFPG, from the coding sequence ATGACGCGTGTTGACAATAGAGATTTCATTTCAGGATTACTGATCATGGCCGTCGGCTTGTTCGTGGCTATTCATGCCATGAGCAATCTGAATATCGGCACCATGGCCCGCATGGGGCCTGGCTATTTTCCGATGATACTGGGTTGGCTACTGGCTGGGCTCGGGGTCGTGATTCTGCTGTTTTCGCTACGCGGCGTGATAGTCAGCGTTGCACCGCCTGCGCTGGCGGTGCGTCCGCTGATAGCCGTTTTCTGTGGACTGCTGGTATTCAGCTTTCTCATCGAGCCATTCGGACTCGTTCCCGCAACGATAGGGCTAACGGCTGTTGCCGTGTTTGCAGAACGCAGGCCGCCACTTCGTCGATCTGTACTACTGGCCATTGGTTTGTCGTTCGTTGCCTGGCTTATTTTTACGGTTGCTTTGCAGATGACTCTGCCAGCATTTGATTTTCCGGGATAA
- a CDS encoding tripartite tricarboxylate transporter permease has translation MELLNTFVGNMSIGLHEAVTISNLWYCFVGVTLGCLVGVLPGLGSLIAISLLLPITYHLPASGALIMLAGVYFGADYGGGTCSILLGVPGHPAAAVDVLDGYPMAKQGRGGVALFMKCIASFWGSTVGIVLLMLFAPILADAALAFGPAEYCALMLLGLVAASTVGQGSPVKGVAMMVLGLILSIVGTDVSSGSLRFTFDVLELEDGLGLIPIAMGLFAIAEVVKNAGQNAVANVAQKFSMRDQLPTREDWRRSIGPMLRGSGLGAFFGALPGTSGGMATFLSYAMEKRISKHPEEFGKGAIEGLAGPEACNNAGVGTAFVPTLTLGIPGDAIMALMLAALIIQGIQPGPEVVTGHPELFWGLIVSFWIGNIILVVLNIPLIGLWVRLLQIPYPIMFPGILLFTCIGVFSTHNNVFDIWSLIAFGAIGVTMMQLRLEPVPLLLGYILGGPFEEYFRRTLLLSKGDAGVFLERPISATALGVAAFLLAWSVWSYVKAGRKNAEVQQDPKAA, from the coding sequence ATGGAACTGCTAAACACATTTGTCGGAAACATGTCGATTGGCCTGCATGAGGCGGTCACCATCAGCAACCTGTGGTACTGCTTTGTCGGGGTGACTCTGGGCTGTCTGGTCGGTGTCTTGCCGGGCCTGGGCTCGCTGATCGCCATCTCACTGCTATTACCAATTACCTACCACCTGCCTGCCAGTGGCGCTCTCATCATGCTGGCTGGCGTCTACTTTGGCGCCGACTACGGAGGGGGTACCTGCTCGATACTACTGGGTGTGCCGGGGCATCCGGCAGCTGCCGTTGATGTACTGGATGGTTATCCCATGGCCAAGCAAGGTCGTGGTGGTGTTGCCTTGTTCATGAAGTGCATTGCCTCATTCTGGGGTTCGACCGTCGGCATCGTTTTACTGATGTTGTTTGCACCTATTCTGGCCGATGCAGCGCTGGCGTTTGGACCGGCAGAGTATTGTGCATTGATGTTGCTGGGCCTGGTTGCCGCCTCCACTGTCGGGCAGGGTTCACCGGTGAAAGGTGTCGCCATGATGGTGTTGGGACTGATACTGAGTATTGTCGGTACCGATGTGAGCAGCGGTTCACTTCGCTTCACTTTTGATGTTCTGGAACTGGAAGACGGCCTCGGACTCATTCCCATTGCAATGGGTCTGTTTGCTATCGCCGAAGTGGTCAAGAACGCCGGTCAGAATGCAGTCGCCAATGTCGCTCAGAAGTTCAGCATGCGTGATCAACTACCGACTCGTGAGGACTGGAGACGCTCCATTGGCCCCATGCTCAGGGGGTCTGGACTGGGCGCTTTCTTTGGTGCTCTTCCGGGTACCAGCGGCGGCATGGCAACCTTTTTGTCTTATGCGATGGAGAAACGAATCTCGAAGCACCCGGAGGAGTTCGGCAAAGGGGCGATAGAAGGGCTCGCCGGTCCCGAGGCTTGTAACAACGCGGGTGTCGGTACCGCATTCGTTCCGACACTCACACTCGGTATTCCTGGCGATGCCATCATGGCCCTGATGCTTGCCGCACTCATCATACAAGGCATTCAACCTGGTCCCGAAGTGGTCACGGGTCATCCGGAGCTGTTCTGGGGACTTATTGTCAGCTTCTGGATTGGTAACATCATTCTGGTCGTACTGAATATCCCGCTTATCGGTTTATGGGTACGTCTGTTACAGATCCCTTATCCGATCATGTTTCCGGGCATTCTCCTGTTTACCTGTATTGGTGTATTCAGCACCCACAATAACGTGTTTGATATCTGGAGCCTGATTGCATTCGGCGCTATCGGCGTCACCATGATGCAATTGCGTCTGGAGCCAGTGCCCCTGCTCTTGGGCTACATTCTGGGAGGTCCTTTTGAAGAATACTTCCGAAGAACCTTGCTGCTGTCCAAAGGTGATGCTGGTGTTTTTCTGGAACGCCCCATCAGTGCGACGGCACTGGGTGTTGCGGCATTTTTACTGGCCTGGTCGGTTTGGTCTTATGTGAAGGCAGGTCGCAAGAACGCCGAAGTGCAACAGGACCCGAAAGCAGCGTAG
- a CDS encoding glutathione S-transferase family protein: MNAPHITLYYAPQTRATGTRILLEELGAPYDLHVLDIHADHFADTDFRKINPLRKVPTLKSDNTIITEQVAIALFLGDRFPDAGLAPAFDDPDRGTYLRWMVYYAACFEPALIDKSTGHDPGPASSSVYGTLEEMLSTLEQAMTPGPFILGDRMTVADILWGVALHWTMMFDLVPENPVFRDFAQRIMSRPLAMKVQAMDETLAAEQAAARGQ, from the coding sequence ATGAACGCACCACATATCACGCTCTACTATGCCCCGCAAACTCGTGCTACCGGGACCCGCATTCTTCTGGAAGAACTGGGAGCACCTTACGATCTTCATGTGCTGGACATTCATGCCGATCATTTTGCCGATACCGATTTTCGCAAAATCAATCCACTTCGCAAAGTACCCACTCTGAAGTCCGACAACACCATCATCACAGAGCAGGTCGCGATCGCACTATTTCTGGGTGATCGCTTTCCCGATGCTGGATTAGCGCCAGCTTTTGATGACCCGGATCGTGGCACCTACCTACGCTGGATGGTCTATTACGCGGCCTGCTTCGAACCGGCTTTGATCGACAAATCAACCGGGCATGACCCAGGCCCGGCAAGTAGTTCTGTTTATGGAACTCTGGAAGAAATGCTGAGCACTCTGGAGCAGGCAATGACACCGGGACCCTTTATTCTGGGTGATCGCATGACGGTGGCGGATATACTTTGGGGTGTTGCCTTGCATTGGACGATGATGTTCGATCTCGTCCCGGAAAACCCTGTCTTTCGTGATTTTGCGCAACGTATCATGTCCCGTCCCCTGGCCATGAAAGTTCAGGCTATGGATGAAACGCTGGCCGCTGAGCAGGCCGCAGCACGCGGGCAATAA
- a CDS encoding helix-turn-helix transcriptional regulator, whose protein sequence is MRADRLINILTTLQACGRATASGLAAENNVSLRTIYRDIDALTSSGIPVYAERGSQGGYRLLNGYKVQLNGMSSVEASALFLSGLGDTATGLGLDAAILSAERKFAAALPQAMRNDMSQLRKRFHLDAPGWFNETEQPVFLQATFEAVWHKQRLRIRYRSWRREQTIDLAPLGIVLKGGAWYLVAQSDKNPRTYKISRILSLEVPDGSFSALADFDLAKYWEENTERLDADMHAEIAHVRVSPLGLQILPELCSSYARRKLTLVGELDADGWQEITMPVGSTHLAVSEFLRLGNELEVLSPESLRKAMRTTVQELVTRYAK, encoded by the coding sequence ATGCGTGCTGACCGTTTGATCAACATTCTGACGACGCTACAGGCGTGTGGACGGGCGACTGCTTCGGGCCTGGCTGCGGAAAATAACGTCTCCTTGCGCACTATCTATCGCGATATAGATGCGCTGACGAGCTCCGGAATACCGGTCTATGCAGAGCGTGGTTCGCAAGGTGGTTATCGCTTGCTCAACGGTTATAAAGTTCAACTCAACGGCATGAGTAGCGTGGAGGCGAGCGCGCTGTTTCTGAGTGGGCTGGGGGATACGGCGACGGGGCTGGGGCTGGATGCGGCTATACTCAGTGCCGAGAGAAAATTTGCCGCCGCTTTGCCGCAAGCCATGCGCAACGACATGAGTCAGCTGCGTAAACGCTTTCATCTGGATGCGCCGGGCTGGTTCAACGAAACTGAACAGCCCGTTTTCCTGCAGGCAACCTTTGAAGCTGTTTGGCACAAGCAACGGTTGCGTATACGTTATCGTAGTTGGCGCAGGGAGCAAACCATCGATCTTGCGCCGCTAGGCATTGTTCTCAAAGGGGGTGCCTGGTATCTGGTTGCCCAATCAGACAAGAACCCACGTACTTACAAGATCTCACGGATATTGTCATTGGAGGTGCCTGATGGCAGCTTCTCGGCATTGGCAGATTTCGATCTTGCCAAGTACTGGGAAGAGAACACCGAGCGCCTGGATGCTGATATGCACGCCGAAATCGCTCACGTACGAGTCTCGCCACTGGGCTTGCAGATACTGCCAGAGCTTTGCAGCAGCTATGCGCGGCGCAAGCTGACTTTGGTCGGGGAGCTCGATGCAGATGGCTGGCAGGAAATAACCATGCCAGTTGGCTCAACTCACTTGGCTGTCAGTGAGTTTTTGCGACTTGGCAATGAACTGGAAGTATTGTCACCAGAGAGTCTGCGCAAGGCTATGCGTACGACGGTTCAAGAGCTTGTCACACGGTATGCGAAGTGA
- a CDS encoding aldehyde dehydrogenase family protein yields MTEPASSIPEPIAAAFAHQRAGIVARRQDFGLAERRDALVRLAAAIKENEQALVTALAKDFGKPEAEVILTELMPVLQEIRHTLRHLRRWMRPQRIAPTVAVLGTSARIRSEARGVCLIIAPWNYPFSLALGPLVSALAAGNSVIIKPSEMTPATSALLTRLIEQTFSPTLVTAIEGGVETSQALLALPFDHIFFTGSPAVGKIVMAAAAKHLTSVTLELGGKSPTIVGPDADLNRAAAWIAFGKFANAGQTCIAPDHIFVHHSVKQAFLSALRDKIANAYGDGHNSAHLAGIVNEQHARRLSRLLGDAVTKGAKVILGGEAEGNRMAPTLIEAITPEMDIDKEEIFGPILPIMVYSDIEEVINRINARPKPLALYVFDKRRAELDRIVAATSSGSVGVNLTVIQYSHTGLPFGGVNSSGIGASHGHHGFRAFSHERAILVNRFSALPLIFPPYTDRIKSLIGFIKRALG; encoded by the coding sequence ATGACTGAACCGGCCTCATCCATCCCAGAGCCTATCGCCGCAGCCTTTGCTCACCAGAGGGCAGGCATCGTTGCTCGCCGGCAGGACTTCGGACTGGCCGAACGTCGTGATGCACTGGTCAGGCTGGCCGCCGCCATCAAAGAGAACGAACAGGCTCTTGTCACCGCATTGGCCAAGGATTTTGGCAAGCCCGAGGCCGAGGTGATTCTTACCGAACTCATGCCGGTGCTGCAGGAAATCCGCCATACCTTACGCCATCTGCGTCGCTGGATGCGCCCGCAACGAATTGCACCCACAGTCGCCGTTCTTGGCACCTCGGCACGTATTCGGTCTGAAGCCCGCGGGGTCTGCCTGATCATCGCCCCCTGGAACTATCCGTTCAGTCTGGCTCTCGGGCCTCTGGTGAGCGCACTTGCAGCAGGCAACAGTGTCATCATCAAACCTTCAGAGATGACACCGGCCACATCAGCGTTGCTTACACGATTGATTGAGCAGACTTTCTCACCGACTCTTGTCACGGCCATCGAAGGCGGTGTGGAGACATCCCAGGCTCTGTTAGCCCTGCCGTTTGATCATATCTTCTTTACCGGCAGTCCTGCCGTCGGCAAGATCGTCATGGCAGCAGCCGCAAAACACCTCACATCGGTCACACTGGAACTCGGCGGGAAATCGCCCACCATTGTCGGACCGGATGCAGATCTGAACCGTGCAGCGGCATGGATCGCTTTCGGCAAGTTCGCCAACGCAGGCCAGACTTGCATTGCACCTGATCACATTTTTGTTCACCACTCAGTCAAGCAGGCTTTTCTGAGCGCGCTACGCGACAAGATTGCCAACGCCTACGGTGACGGCCACAACAGTGCGCACCTGGCAGGCATCGTCAACGAGCAGCACGCCAGGCGCCTGTCACGACTGCTAGGCGATGCGGTTACCAAGGGTGCCAAAGTGATCCTGGGGGGTGAAGCTGAGGGCAATCGCATGGCACCGACGCTGATCGAAGCCATCACCCCGGAAATGGACATCGACAAGGAGGAGATCTTTGGGCCGATTCTGCCCATCATGGTCTACAGTGATATTGAGGAGGTCATCAACCGGATCAATGCACGACCCAAACCGCTAGCGCTGTATGTATTCGACAAGCGGCGCGCTGAGCTCGATCGTATCGTCGCCGCCACCAGTTCAGGCAGTGTGGGTGTCAATTTGACGGTGATCCAATACAGCCACACCGGCCTGCCATTTGGCGGCGTGAACAGCTCTGGCATAGGCGCATCACACGGGCATCACGGGTTTCGGGCTTTCAGTCACGAGCGCGCCATCCTGGTGAATAGATTCTCAGCTCTACCGCTGATTTTCCCGCCTTATACGGACAGGATAAAAAGCCTGATCGGGTTCATCAAACGGGCTCTGGGGTAA
- a CDS encoding MipA/OmpV family protein, translating into MTTFARSKLAVLFALAIAFGIQSHTVLAEEAPKNEPLDEASQSRPLWEAGLAGLVIKQLAYPGSSVQTDNLLLLPYGIYRGPVVRAEREGFSVRTIRNPRYEINLGVAAAFGTDTADISVREGMPDLGFLAEVGPMLIVRLGRIDSLPSTSKHNWSLQLPVRTVWDFTHLRYRGISFEPRVVYRSNLAGKLDFLATAGVLLGTRRLSEHFYSVDDKFANDDRAAYEASSGLISSRINLTLGYRVRPDLRLVTFWRGESISGAQNEDSPLADATNGWTAGVGFSWQVFKSLDAGSE; encoded by the coding sequence ATGACTACATTTGCCCGCTCAAAGCTTGCAGTGCTCTTTGCATTAGCGATAGCGTTTGGAATTCAATCTCACACTGTCTTGGCAGAAGAGGCGCCGAAGAACGAGCCCCTGGATGAGGCATCGCAGAGCAGACCCCTTTGGGAGGCGGGTCTGGCCGGGCTGGTAATCAAGCAGCTAGCCTATCCAGGCTCTAGTGTACAAACTGACAACCTGTTGTTGTTACCTTACGGAATCTACCGGGGGCCAGTTGTTCGGGCTGAGCGGGAAGGTTTTAGTGTGCGTACGATCAGGAATCCACGCTACGAAATAAACCTGGGTGTGGCCGCAGCCTTCGGGACCGACACTGCCGATATTTCAGTTCGCGAAGGAATGCCTGACTTGGGTTTTCTTGCCGAGGTTGGGCCGATGCTGATAGTCCGGTTAGGTCGCATTGACTCACTACCGTCGACTAGTAAACACAATTGGTCTTTGCAGCTGCCGGTTCGCACAGTCTGGGATTTCACCCATCTGCGTTACCGTGGCATCTCATTTGAACCGCGAGTCGTGTATCGCTCGAACCTGGCTGGCAAGCTCGATTTTCTGGCCACGGCGGGTGTGCTTTTGGGAACGCGCAGACTCAGCGAGCATTTCTACAGTGTTGATGATAAATTTGCCAATGATGATCGAGCGGCCTATGAGGCGTCATCAGGGCTGATTTCTTCGCGTATCAATCTGACACTTGGCTATCGGGTGCGGCCTGATTTGCGCCTGGTGACGTTCTGGAGGGGCGAATCAATCTCGGGAGCACAAAATGAGGATAGCCCATTGGCTGATGCCACAAACGGCTGGACGGCAGGCGTCGGTTTCTCATGGCAGGTGTTCAAATCCCTGGATGCCGGTAGCGAGTAA